In Archangium violaceum, the following are encoded in one genomic region:
- a CDS encoding glycosyltransferase family 2 protein, translating into MRLGGYVIHGNNRDTLGACLEGLLAVCDEVVALDSMSTDGSVELARSMGARSVSRPWQGYGAARAAAMEALGPCDYVFYLDSDERLEPEALKTIKSWRESDPKEPVYLLPRRDWAELDGHRFRYRTEWRARLVRRDVAVWRPEMIVHEALPRMRAIRVHAPIEHRFATSLAGRAEKEERYALLWAVRAYAEGKRLKPAALQRPAHLVRDCILHGALWRGGLDALRLAWAVANYHAAKYRHLRALRQGRFPELLQAFDERRYGELFALVRDGQLPSGSQSGRK; encoded by the coding sequence ATGAGACTCGGTGGCTACGTCATCCACGGGAACAACCGGGACACGCTCGGGGCGTGCCTGGAGGGGCTGCTCGCCGTCTGTGACGAGGTGGTGGCGCTGGACTCGATGTCCACGGATGGCTCGGTGGAGCTCGCGCGGAGCATGGGAGCGCGCTCCGTGTCCCGGCCCTGGCAGGGCTACGGGGCCGCGCGAGCCGCCGCCATGGAAGCGCTGGGCCCGTGCGACTACGTCTTCTACCTCGACTCGGACGAGCGCCTGGAGCCCGAGGCCCTGAAGACCATCAAGTCCTGGCGCGAGTCCGACCCGAAGGAGCCCGTCTACCTCCTGCCGCGCCGGGACTGGGCCGAGCTGGACGGGCACCGCTTCCGCTACCGCACCGAGTGGCGTGCGCGGCTGGTGCGCCGGGACGTCGCCGTGTGGCGCCCGGAGATGATCGTCCACGAGGCCCTGCCGCGGATGCGCGCCATCCGCGTGCACGCGCCCATCGAGCACCGCTTCGCCACGTCGCTGGCCGGACGCGCGGAGAAGGAAGAACGCTACGCACTGCTATGGGCCGTACGCGCCTACGCCGAGGGCAAGCGCCTCAAGCCGGCCGCGCTCCAGCGCCCGGCGCACCTGGTGCGCGACTGCATCCTGCACGGAGCGCTCTGGCGAGGCGGGCTCGACGCGCTGCGTCTGGCCTGGGCGGTGGCCAACTACCACGCCGCGAAGTACCGCCACCTTCGCGCACTGCGTCAGGGACGATTTCCCGAGTTGCTGCAAGCCTTTGACGAGCGTCGGTATGGCGAGTTGTTCGCACTGGTGAGGGATGGGCAACTCCCGTCCGGCTCTCAGTCTGGACGAAAATGA
- the goxA gene encoding CTQ-dependent glycine oxidase GoxA translates to MSENDPKSGAANIKRRDFLAGALLSPVVLPMAARAAVARTATATPTDTTIARLAIYPPLGISRVGNSPDYFLAPEVPGLSPVPDGRYKDDSQKIKKQVQRFRIYAFNKAGEVIREITATDGTTIEWTVHVANTKAAWYGFNNPLDNGDLAPGLPGQLRNQSITDDAERARMLVIDPGAKKISGVNTNTKGDKSDFDMVGRFWGKMNVKLGHLRTDEVGHLLVFPGDGVSDSALPDNPISNFSDNDGWYDDWCDGVVQAKVRLSDDTTMDAENGWVACCGPDFAPDIPPFISLYDVMSDVNIEAGWAQPPALPLSFSKYIYPFFQRMALMEWVAAAANLQQGWMKIGNFSDPAYIAKLANPSPENKAFRQSVFEKFRDPNSNQIQQYALPYMLGDGINYNNSPVRWFRIPKQQYALLQKWAEGQFVNDFNPNPKKEITRLNQVSLPEQPEALTRAALEPCSGGAFHPGVELTWPLRHKELFRGPFRIALATNRNPNLIQNLGLLLTPDKAFGGHQGTAPAVAPQMPGDLTRWMGLPWQCDAFSCQQVNFSNSSNDDSSVDISNDFPVATWWPALLPIDVLPQDFYLSVLNTGLSAAERVKFFQNRVSWSRGVAGIGYHANASYTNGLNRMVYLWDRMGFVVKKTAPADPSWPKEIPKVLYVEVDRGSMDLSTTTPPVRGLRRR, encoded by the coding sequence ATGAGTGAAAATGACCCGAAGTCTGGCGCCGCCAACATCAAGCGGCGTGATTTCCTGGCGGGTGCTCTTCTTTCACCGGTGGTACTGCCCATGGCCGCGCGAGCGGCGGTGGCCCGCACTGCCACTGCGACGCCTACCGACACCACGATCGCCCGCCTGGCGATCTATCCGCCCTTGGGAATCAGCCGCGTAGGCAACAGCCCGGACTACTTCCTGGCGCCAGAGGTGCCTGGGCTCTCGCCGGTGCCCGACGGGCGCTACAAAGACGACTCACAGAAGATCAAGAAGCAGGTCCAGCGCTTTCGCATCTATGCCTTCAACAAGGCGGGTGAGGTCATCCGTGAGATCACCGCAACCGATGGCACCACCATCGAGTGGACGGTCCACGTCGCCAACACCAAAGCGGCCTGGTATGGCTTCAACAATCCGCTCGACAACGGCGACCTGGCGCCTGGCCTTCCTGGTCAACTGCGCAATCAATCCATCACCGACGATGCCGAGCGCGCCAGGATGCTGGTGATCGACCCGGGTGCGAAGAAGATCTCGGGCGTCAATACCAATACCAAGGGGGACAAGTCGGACTTCGACATGGTCGGCCGTTTCTGGGGCAAGATGAACGTCAAGCTGGGCCACCTCCGGACCGACGAGGTGGGTCACCTGCTGGTGTTCCCTGGCGATGGTGTCTCGGACTCGGCGTTGCCGGACAACCCCATCAGCAACTTCTCCGACAACGATGGCTGGTATGACGATTGGTGCGATGGCGTCGTGCAGGCGAAGGTGCGCCTGTCGGACGACACCACGATGGATGCGGAGAACGGCTGGGTGGCGTGCTGCGGCCCCGATTTCGCGCCGGACATCCCGCCCTTCATCTCGCTCTATGACGTCATGTCCGATGTCAACATCGAGGCCGGTTGGGCACAGCCTCCGGCGCTACCGTTGTCGTTCAGCAAGTACATCTACCCGTTCTTCCAGCGCATGGCCCTGATGGAGTGGGTTGCCGCCGCCGCCAACCTGCAACAGGGGTGGATGAAGATCGGCAACTTCTCCGACCCGGCCTATATCGCCAAATTGGCGAACCCGAGCCCCGAGAACAAGGCCTTCCGGCAGAGTGTGTTCGAGAAGTTCCGCGATCCCAATTCGAATCAAATACAGCAATACGCCCTCCCCTACATGTTGGGCGACGGCATCAACTATAACAACTCGCCTGTCAGGTGGTTCCGCATTCCCAAACAGCAGTACGCGCTTCTCCAGAAATGGGCGGAGGGTCAATTCGTCAACGATTTCAACCCCAACCCGAAGAAGGAGATCACCCGCCTGAATCAGGTCTCCCTCCCCGAACAGCCCGAAGCGCTGACCCGCGCCGCATTGGAGCCTTGCTCGGGCGGCGCCTTCCATCCCGGTGTGGAGCTGACCTGGCCGTTGCGTCACAAGGAGCTGTTCCGGGGTCCTTTCCGGATCGCGCTCGCCACCAACCGGAACCCCAATCTCATCCAGAACCTGGGACTGCTCTTGACCCCCGACAAGGCGTTCGGCGGCCACCAGGGCACCGCACCGGCCGTCGCCCCGCAGATGCCGGGTGATCTCACGCGCTGGATGGGCCTGCCCTGGCAGTGCGATGCCTTCAGTTGCCAGCAGGTGAACTTCTCCAACAGCAGCAACGACGACTCCTCCGTCGACATCTCCAACGACTTCCCCGTCGCCACCTGGTGGCCCGCGCTCCTGCCCATTGATGTCCTGCCGCAGGACTTCTACCTCTCGGTCCTCAATACCGGGCTGTCGGCGGCCGAGCGGGTGAAGTTCTTCCAGAACCGCGTCTCGTGGTCGCGTGGAGTCGCGGGAATCGGGTACCACGCCAATGCCAGCTACACCAACGGGCTCAACAGGATGGTCTACTTGTGGGATCGCATGGGCTTCGTGGTGAAGAAGACCGCCCCGGCCGATCCGAGCTGGCCCAAGGAGATACCCAAGGTCTTGTATGTCGAGGTGGATCGCGGCTCCATGGATCTGTCCACCACCACACCGCCTGTCCGCGGACTGAGGCGCAGATAA
- a CDS encoding LysM peptidoglycan-binding domain-containing protein, protein MTSVSSYKVRSGDTLTAIAKRNNTTVDALVKANKLKDPDRINAGQVLRIPDGFDAKPAGSTPGSGGTRPQTPVDSYQPAQSSQKPTPGGGVPEDLGSLSRKYEATGPGTVSTGKGDAGGVSYGSYQFASKSGSAKEFVDGLKNTYPEYHKALAGKTPGSAEFSAAWKDLAKKDPEGFFKAQHDAIKRTHYDPAVADIKKATGLDVTTRSKTLQDVAWSTSVQHRNNSDDIFKAALKGKDPSKMSDEEIIKAVYAERGRRNEGGELVHFRRNSRDVQESVANRFKNESKDALAQLKKEQAAGGTTSSTKPGDKPVTDAGPVEKPGSTEAKKVKVPYYSQFEGGHGYTPSDTACFKAAVAMAKAAGANVTGPGDRIQVATGENSKGQVTVDPKKAAEGRKYIDSQLDAGKPVVVGVSHKDSDYNADKLTDHFVVITGRGVDDKGRTYYTFHDPGTTQTAKGADTNPNNRFYVDDNGKMYRPGKQATGYVTDRQLEVAMVRRNG, encoded by the coding sequence ATGACGAGCGTCAGCAGCTACAAGGTGCGGTCGGGCGACACGTTGACGGCCATCGCCAAGCGCAACAACACCACGGTCGATGCGCTGGTGAAGGCCAACAAGCTCAAGGACCCGGATCGCATCAACGCGGGTCAGGTGCTGCGCATCCCCGATGGTTTCGACGCGAAGCCGGCCGGCTCCACGCCCGGCAGCGGTGGAACCCGGCCGCAGACGCCGGTGGACAGCTATCAGCCCGCCCAGTCCAGCCAGAAGCCCACCCCGGGGGGCGGCGTCCCCGAGGACCTGGGCAGCCTGAGCCGCAAGTACGAGGCCACCGGTCCCGGCACCGTGTCCACGGGCAAGGGGGACGCGGGGGGCGTGTCCTACGGCTCCTATCAGTTCGCCAGCAAGTCGGGCTCGGCCAAGGAGTTCGTGGATGGGCTGAAGAACACCTATCCCGAGTACCACAAGGCCCTGGCTGGCAAGACGCCCGGCAGCGCCGAGTTCTCCGCGGCCTGGAAGGACCTGGCCAAGAAGGATCCGGAGGGCTTCTTCAAGGCCCAGCACGACGCCATCAAGCGCACGCACTACGACCCGGCGGTCGCCGACATCAAGAAGGCCACCGGCCTGGATGTCACCACGCGCTCGAAGACGCTGCAGGACGTGGCCTGGTCCACCTCCGTCCAGCACCGCAACAACTCCGACGACATCTTCAAGGCCGCGCTCAAGGGCAAGGACCCGTCGAAGATGAGCGACGAGGAGATCATCAAGGCCGTCTACGCCGAGCGCGGACGCCGCAACGAGGGCGGCGAGCTGGTGCACTTCCGCCGCAACTCGCGCGACGTGCAGGAGAGCGTGGCGAACCGCTTCAAGAACGAGTCGAAGGACGCCCTGGCCCAGCTCAAGAAGGAGCAGGCGGCGGGTGGCACGACGTCCTCCACGAAGCCGGGTGACAAGCCGGTGACCGACGCGGGCCCCGTCGAGAAGCCGGGCTCGACCGAGGCGAAGAAGGTCAAGGTTCCCTACTACAGCCAGTTCGAGGGGGGCCACGGCTACACCCCGAGCGACACCGCGTGCTTCAAGGCGGCGGTCGCCATGGCCAAGGCGGCCGGAGCCAACGTGACGGGTCCCGGCGACCGCATCCAGGTGGCCACGGGTGAGAACTCCAAGGGCCAGGTGACGGTGGACCCGAAGAAGGCCGCCGAGGGCCGCAAGTACATCGACTCGCAGCTCGACGCGGGCAAGCCCGTGGTCGTGGGCGTGAGCCACAAGGACTCCGACTACAACGCGGACAAGCTCACCGACCACTTCGTGGTCATCACCGGCCGCGGCGTCGACGACAAGGGCCGCACCTACTACACCTTCCACGATCCGGGCACGACGCAGACGGCCAAGGGCGCCGACACCAACCCGAACAACCGTTTCTACGTGGATGACAACGGGAAGATGTACCGCCCGGGCAAGCAGGCCACTGGCTACGTCACGGACCGTCAGCTCGAGGTCGCGATGGTCCGCCGCAACGGGTAG
- a CDS encoding DUF4198 domain-containing protein — MKRTIRLAAACLVALLSASAAQAHDFWLDPGRFRVARGETVELSLRYGEEYKGEAAPRDNFLIEKFVLMGPDGTEPVPGQDQQEPAGRVTLAKDGIYQVAYRGKRRLSSMEAAKFEAYLKAEGLEHISRLRAERQETGKGSLEVYSRCAKTLLKVGGGAREGHDRIAGLRLEIVPETNPYLVAVGTDLTFRVLFEGKPLANGLVIARSRAEPKQTVAARTDGEGRVRLTLDRAGEWLVKCTHMIAAPAELGMDWESLWASLTFELPAPAGPGVKSRLGVKKQ, encoded by the coding sequence ATGAAGAGGACCATCCGCCTTGCCGCGGCCTGCCTCGTGGCGCTGCTGTCCGCGAGCGCGGCCCAGGCCCATGATTTCTGGCTCGATCCGGGCAGATTCCGCGTGGCCAGGGGGGAGACCGTCGAGCTCTCGTTGCGCTATGGGGAGGAGTACAAGGGGGAAGCCGCCCCGCGTGACAATTTTCTCATCGAGAAGTTCGTGTTGATGGGTCCCGATGGAACGGAGCCCGTACCCGGTCAGGACCAACAGGAGCCGGCCGGCCGCGTGACACTCGCGAAGGATGGCATCTACCAGGTTGCCTACCGCGGCAAGCGCCGGCTCAGCTCGATGGAGGCCGCGAAGTTCGAGGCCTACCTGAAGGCCGAGGGGCTGGAGCACATCTCACGGCTTCGCGCCGAGCGCCAGGAGACCGGCAAGGGCAGCCTCGAGGTCTACTCGCGTTGCGCGAAGACCCTGCTCAAGGTGGGTGGTGGCGCGAGAGAAGGCCATGACCGCATCGCCGGACTGCGCCTGGAGATCGTGCCGGAGACCAATCCGTACCTCGTGGCCGTGGGCACGGACCTGACGTTCCGTGTCCTGTTCGAGGGGAAACCGCTCGCCAATGGCCTGGTCATCGCGCGCAGTCGTGCCGAGCCGAAACAGACTGTCGCCGCCCGCACCGATGGGGAGGGCCGTGTGCGGCTCACGCTCGACCGCGCGGGCGAGTGGCTCGTCAAATGCACCCACATGATCGCGGCACCGGCGGAGCTCGGCATGGACTGGGAGAGCCTCTGGGCTTCGCTCACCTTCGAGCTTCCAGCGCCCGCCGGGCCGGGCGTCAAGAGCCGGTTGGGCGTCAAGAAACAGTAG
- a CDS encoding two-component system sensor histidine kinase NtrB, protein MAGLGSRALGPLGLATLGLVGALAATLALHRAGSTALEQSLDARLRGAGESAALLLGDTPPTPERLEALMRANALDGVYVVDRKLAVPADATGPARRRVDLLRTEPEGVEAALAGQTRVGPGYALGDLQVTVGYFPVRGAGGEVESVLVLEAGRAFSSARETLRHALWGGVALSAVGALALALVAARWLRDERARHEAAAKAVRGEVLTKMAAMAAHEIRNPLGVIRGTVELMRERSGAKLSERDKEALEDVLGEVERLRRLTEDLLDLSADRPLAAQRVALSEVLEEAARATEAAFPAVKVRRSFAELPPVEGDAGRLRQVFANLLQNAAQAQVEGEVRLAAEADGSAVRVRVEDDGPGVPPEVRERLFDLFVTGKANGTGLGLALCRRLVERHGGSVSLVPEQRQGSTFEVRLPAVR, encoded by the coding sequence ATGGCGGGGCTCGGCTCGCGTGCGCTGGGACCGCTGGGGCTCGCGACGCTCGGGCTGGTGGGAGCGCTCGCGGCGACCCTGGCGCTCCACCGCGCGGGCAGCACGGCGCTGGAGCAGTCGCTGGACGCGCGGCTGAGAGGCGCGGGTGAGTCCGCGGCGCTGCTGCTGGGAGACACGCCGCCCACGCCCGAGCGGCTGGAAGCGCTGATGCGCGCCAACGCGCTGGATGGCGTGTACGTGGTGGACCGGAAGCTGGCGGTGCCCGCGGACGCGACGGGGCCGGCGCGGCGGAGGGTGGACCTGCTGCGCACGGAGCCGGAGGGCGTGGAGGCGGCGCTCGCGGGACAGACGCGGGTGGGGCCGGGCTACGCGCTGGGAGACCTCCAGGTGACGGTGGGCTACTTCCCGGTGCGAGGGGCCGGAGGGGAGGTGGAGTCGGTGCTGGTGCTGGAGGCGGGGCGGGCCTTCTCGAGTGCGCGCGAGACGCTGCGGCATGCGCTGTGGGGTGGGGTGGCGCTGTCGGCGGTGGGCGCGCTGGCGCTGGCGCTGGTGGCGGCGAGGTGGCTGCGAGACGAGCGGGCGCGGCACGAGGCGGCGGCGAAGGCGGTACGCGGCGAGGTGCTGACGAAGATGGCGGCGATGGCGGCGCATGAAATCCGCAACCCGCTGGGGGTCATCCGCGGCACGGTGGAGCTGATGCGCGAGCGCAGCGGGGCGAAGCTGTCGGAGCGGGACAAGGAGGCGCTGGAGGACGTGCTGGGCGAGGTGGAGCGGCTGCGCCGGCTGACGGAGGACCTGCTGGACCTGAGCGCGGACCGGCCGCTGGCGGCGCAGCGGGTGGCGCTGTCGGAGGTATTGGAGGAGGCGGCGAGGGCCACGGAGGCGGCGTTCCCGGCGGTGAAGGTGCGCCGGAGCTTCGCGGAGCTGCCGCCGGTGGAGGGGGACGCGGGGAGGCTGAGACAGGTGTTCGCCAACCTGCTGCAGAACGCGGCGCAAGCGCAGGTGGAGGGCGAGGTTCGGCTGGCGGCGGAGGCGGACGGGAGCGCGGTGCGGGTGCGCGTGGAGGACGACGGGCCGGGAGTGCCGCCGGAGGTGCGCGAGCGGCTCTTCGACCTCTTCGTCACGGGGAAGGCGAACGGGACGGGACTGGGCCTGGCGCTGTGCCGCCGGCTGGTGGAGCGGCACGGCGGCTCGGTGTCACTGGTCCCCGAGCAGCGCCAGGGCAGTACCTTCGAGGTGCGACTGCCAGCGGTGCGGTAG
- a CDS encoding DUF1428 domain-containing protein has protein sequence MSYVDGFVLPVPKKNLDAYRRLARKAGKIWREYGALAYMECVADDVTPGKLTSFPRSVKLKPDEVVVFSWIVYTSRAHRDRVNKKVMADPRLKMDPKTMPFDGKRMIWGGFKGLVEL, from the coding sequence ATGAGCTACGTCGATGGTTTCGTGTTGCCGGTCCCGAAGAAGAACCTGGATGCTTATCGACGCCTGGCGCGCAAGGCCGGGAAGATCTGGCGCGAGTACGGCGCCCTGGCGTACATGGAATGCGTCGCGGACGACGTCACGCCCGGAAAGCTCACTTCGTTCCCGAGGAGCGTCAAGCTCAAGCCCGATGAGGTCGTGGTCTTCTCCTGGATCGTGTACACGTCGCGAGCGCATCGCGATCGCGTCAACAAGAAGGTCATGGCGGATCCTCGCTTGAAGATGGACCCCAAGACGATGCCGTTCGACGGCAAGCGGATGATCTGGGGCGGCTTCAAGGGCCTGGTCGAGCTCTGA
- a CDS encoding DUF779 domain-containing protein, translating into MTVDRVSVTPTADALLRKLQGIHGPLLFHQSGGCCDGSAPMCFPRGEFRVGQEDVFLGTIVDTPFYISGPQFEYWQHTHLTIDVVKGRGSGFSVEAPEGVRFLIRSRVFTDDEHYTLQKAGPPPRGPQHG; encoded by the coding sequence ATGACCGTGGATCGCGTCTCCGTCACACCCACCGCCGATGCCCTGCTGCGCAAGCTGCAGGGCATTCACGGTCCGCTGCTCTTCCACCAATCGGGAGGGTGCTGCGACGGCAGCGCGCCGATGTGCTTCCCGAGGGGCGAGTTCCGGGTGGGCCAGGAGGACGTGTTCCTGGGCACCATCGTGGACACGCCCTTCTACATCAGCGGTCCGCAGTTCGAATACTGGCAGCACACGCACCTGACGATCGACGTGGTGAAGGGGCGCGGGAGCGGCTTCTCGGTGGAGGCGCCCGAGGGCGTGCGCTTCCTCATCCGCTCGCGCGTCTTCACCGACGACGAACACTACACACTCCAGAAGGCGGGCCCGCCGCCGCGCGGGCCCCAGCACGGCTGA
- a CDS encoding DNA topology modulation protein: MRRVLVIGSGGAGKSTFATRLAQLTGLPLVHLDALYWKPGWVETPKEEWSRTMGQLIAEERWVMDGNYGGTLEQRLAACDTVVFLDLPRTVCLWRVIMRRVRFHRRARPDMSEGCPERLTWEFVRWIWTYPAERRPRILQRLSKLEAGQRVFVLRSSSEVEKFLRERSRQPA, translated from the coding sequence ATGCGTAGAGTCCTGGTGATTGGTTCGGGTGGGGCGGGGAAGTCGACCTTCGCCACCCGCCTCGCGCAACTCACCGGGTTGCCACTGGTTCACCTGGATGCGCTGTACTGGAAGCCCGGCTGGGTGGAAACCCCCAAGGAGGAGTGGTCGCGAACGATGGGGCAGCTCATCGCGGAGGAGCGGTGGGTCATGGATGGCAACTATGGAGGCACGCTCGAGCAGCGGCTCGCGGCGTGTGACACCGTGGTCTTCCTGGATCTCCCACGTACGGTCTGCCTCTGGCGCGTCATCATGCGGCGGGTGCGATTCCACCGGAGAGCCCGGCCCGACATGAGCGAGGGATGCCCCGAGCGGCTCACCTGGGAGTTCGTCCGGTGGATCTGGACGTACCCCGCGGAGCGGAGACCCAGGATTCTGCAACGGCTCTCCAAACTCGAAGCCGGACAGCGGGTCTTCGTGCTGCGGTCCTCCTCCGAGGTCGAGAAGTTCCTTCGGGAACGGTCTCGCCAGCCGGCCTGA
- the goxB gene encoding glycine oxidase maturase GoxB, whose product MGTRVDIAIIGGGIASAAAALSLAGRGRSVIVLAPPSKESHRTGESLSPAAHALLRELGLTDAFQAGPHRPSHVTYAAWGTALLAQRNSIVHTEGPGHVIDRRAFERMLSEAVSREGMETVPDTLADATRAGDGWSLTLSGGERVDAGFVLDCSGRAAVFARRVARRRRADRLVAAYDFVTQHDETVEPTPATLIEAVAGGWWYATLLPSRQLSLAFFTDPDLMPREVTRDAGAWRTLAAETHFIQRWLESAGYAISEPARLTSAGTAWLEPVSGPGWAAAGDAAAAFDPLSSHGLTSALWGGRQAALAALASCEGNPEPQRRYTATVESAVRNFVAQRQAVYAHERRFREQLFWKRRAAPTR is encoded by the coding sequence GTGGGGACGAGGGTCGATATCGCGATCATCGGGGGAGGCATCGCGAGTGCCGCCGCCGCGCTGTCACTCGCCGGACGAGGCCGCTCGGTGATCGTGTTGGCGCCACCCTCGAAAGAGAGTCACAGGACGGGAGAGTCCCTGTCCCCGGCGGCCCATGCGCTGCTTCGGGAATTGGGACTCACCGATGCGTTCCAGGCCGGACCGCATCGCCCGTCCCACGTCACCTACGCCGCCTGGGGTACGGCGCTGCTGGCCCAGCGCAACTCCATCGTTCATACCGAGGGGCCGGGCCATGTCATCGACCGTCGGGCATTCGAGCGGATGCTGAGCGAAGCCGTCTCCCGGGAGGGAATGGAGACGGTGCCGGACACGCTCGCCGACGCAACCCGCGCCGGAGACGGATGGTCGCTGACGTTGTCTGGTGGAGAGCGGGTGGACGCGGGGTTCGTATTGGATTGTAGCGGCCGGGCGGCGGTCTTCGCCCGGCGTGTTGCCCGGCGGCGCCGTGCCGACCGGTTGGTGGCGGCCTATGACTTCGTGACACAGCACGATGAAACGGTAGAGCCGACGCCCGCGACCCTCATCGAGGCGGTGGCGGGGGGTTGGTGGTACGCCACCCTGCTGCCGAGTCGACAGCTGAGCCTCGCGTTCTTCACGGATCCCGACTTGATGCCGCGCGAGGTGACCCGAGATGCTGGCGCGTGGCGGACCCTGGCGGCCGAGACACACTTCATCCAGCGCTGGCTGGAGAGTGCCGGGTACGCCATCAGCGAACCCGCGCGGCTCACCAGTGCGGGGACGGCCTGGCTCGAGCCGGTCTCCGGGCCGGGCTGGGCCGCGGCGGGCGATGCCGCGGCGGCCTTCGATCCGCTCTCCTCCCATGGGTTGACCTCCGCCTTGTGGGGTGGGCGGCAAGCCGCCCTGGCGGCCCTGGCCTCGTGCGAGGGCAATCCCGAACCCCAGCGCCGCTACACCGCGACAGTCGAGAGCGCGGTCCGGAACTTCGTCGCACAACGGCAAGCGGTCTACGCCCACGAGCGTCGCTTTCGAGAGCAGCTCTTCTGGAAGCGCCGCGCGGCACCCACCCGTTGA
- a CDS encoding GNAT family N-acetyltransferase, which yields MQAGWSIRKAGVEDVDDLIRLRLELLRSTRGVEKLKNEEPMVEATRRYFAQALPAESFHAWVGVAEGRVVACSGLLPFGRPPMPDTLASLEAYVLNMYTEPEWRGRGIARALFVELTRFARELGVGRLLLHATADGRPLYESMGFKPNPTSMEWTPSGE from the coding sequence ATGCAAGCAGGGTGGAGCATCCGCAAGGCGGGCGTGGAGGACGTGGACGACCTCATCCGCCTGCGACTGGAGCTGCTGCGCAGCACGCGAGGGGTGGAGAAGCTGAAGAACGAGGAGCCGATGGTGGAGGCCACACGGCGCTACTTCGCGCAGGCGCTGCCCGCGGAGAGCTTCCATGCCTGGGTGGGCGTGGCGGAAGGCCGGGTGGTGGCGTGCAGTGGCCTGCTGCCCTTCGGAAGGCCGCCGATGCCGGACACCCTGGCGAGCCTGGAGGCGTACGTCCTCAACATGTACACGGAGCCGGAGTGGCGCGGGCGGGGCATCGCGCGGGCACTGTTCGTGGAGTTGACGCGCTTCGCGCGCGAGCTGGGTGTGGGGCGGCTGTTGCTGCACGCCACGGCGGACGGCCGACCCCTCTACGAGTCGATGGGTTTCAAACCCAACCCCACATCCATGGAGTGGACGCCCTCGGGGGAATGA
- a CDS encoding DUF4331 family protein: protein MKSVFSSCLFRCELRALTLVLVSLMGGSALAADHKDGSAVKDRPAVDITDFFVFPRLDQQNKKRLSLVLSSYPSATPNERFDTGLNYSFRFRPVTGFKSAPFKATVSNEEFRIDCRATGREMQIMNCKFVHFIGKEAPVVLQETRVNTRDPSGGGNPDFMVFAGPRADQLFTDRARVRMPVWRDTDLSSGTDWPGVNTFAGKNVLSIVVDLSVDKYVRDTNVKKDAKAETQYFAAVSELSELDLSNPDSGAMRRIDRMGRVEITVFMVRDDKVKDLWNADDTFALNPSHVEKYRDHLRRGLKRLDGFELLDEGSTAKTVLDWPTPHPWVELLMDDYLIVDLAQPTKPSSTQIGYLGIEIARFTGAVGGGVGGRLPNEDVIDKTLTVFINGLSRPTPRRGVGVPAPARLTVDEFPFVPPPFE from the coding sequence ATGAAGAGTGTCTTTTCAAGTTGCCTGTTCCGATGCGAGCTTCGAGCACTCACCCTTGTCCTTGTTTCATTGATGGGGGGAAGTGCTCTGGCCGCCGATCATAAAGACGGGTCCGCCGTGAAGGACCGTCCAGCGGTGGATATCACTGATTTCTTCGTCTTCCCGAGGCTCGATCAGCAGAACAAGAAGCGGCTCTCGCTCGTCCTGAGCTCGTATCCTTCCGCGACGCCCAACGAGCGCTTTGACACTGGATTGAACTACAGTTTCAGGTTCCGCCCCGTGACGGGATTCAAGAGCGCCCCCTTCAAGGCCACGGTGTCGAACGAGGAGTTCAGGATCGACTGCCGGGCGACGGGCCGTGAGATGCAGATCATGAACTGTAAGTTCGTGCATTTCATCGGAAAGGAGGCGCCAGTCGTTCTGCAGGAGACCCGCGTGAACACCCGGGATCCGAGTGGGGGCGGCAATCCAGACTTCATGGTCTTCGCGGGGCCCAGGGCCGATCAGTTGTTCACCGACCGGGCCCGGGTCCGGATGCCGGTCTGGCGCGACACGGACCTGAGCAGTGGGACAGACTGGCCGGGCGTGAATACGTTCGCCGGCAAGAATGTCCTCAGCATCGTCGTGGACCTGAGTGTCGACAAGTACGTGAGGGACACCAATGTGAAGAAGGACGCGAAGGCGGAGACGCAGTATTTCGCGGCTGTCTCCGAGCTGTCGGAGCTCGACCTTTCGAACCCCGATTCTGGAGCGATGCGGCGGATTGATCGGATGGGGAGGGTGGAGATCACCGTGTTCATGGTGCGTGACGACAAGGTCAAGGACCTCTGGAATGCGGACGATACTTTTGCGCTCAACCCCAGCCACGTCGAGAAGTACCGGGATCATTTGCGGAGGGGGCTGAAGCGGTTGGATGGGTTCGAGCTGCTCGATGAAGGTTCAACGGCGAAGACCGTTCTTGATTGGCCCACGCCCCACCCCTGGGTGGAGCTTCTGATGGATGACTACCTCATCGTCGATCTGGCTCAACCGACGAAGCCCTCCAGCACGCAGATCGGCTATCTTGGCATTGAAATCGCGCGCTTCACCGGGGCGGTTGGCGGGGGAGTTGGGGGACGCCTCCCGAACGAAGATGTCATTGACAAGACCTTGACCGTATTCATCAACGGCCTTTCGCGTCCGACGCCCCGTCGAGGCGTTGGCGTTCCGGCGCCAGCGCGGTTGACGGTGGACGAGTTCCCCTTCGTGCCGCCGCCGTTTGAATGA